One genomic region from Paroceanicella profunda encodes:
- a CDS encoding zinc ABC transporter substrate-binding protein translates to MLRSFILVATLLPALWAAPAQPARAQAPRVVADISPVRSLVMQVTRGVEMPPPGLLIRPGISPHDYALRPSEARMLAEADLVFLVGHVLTPWLEPPLGALASRAYVIELGEVPGLPLPPLPPDGADSAQGGHGGVDPHLWLNPDVARIWLPVIADALAETDPPNSALYRQNAEEAVARIALQEKAIEQRMRPLAKQPYVVFHDAYRHFEHRFGLSHVDAVQLSDAARPGAAHVSGLRAALEGAGVVCMFTEPQFSPRMAERLVEGTPVRLAMIDPLGSTLAPGPGLYGALIDAIADSFETCLAPEDGQ, encoded by the coding sequence ATGCTGCGATCGTTCATCCTGGTTGCCACCCTCCTGCCGGCGCTCTGGGCCGCGCCGGCGCAGCCGGCCCGCGCCCAGGCGCCGCGGGTGGTGGCCGACATCTCCCCGGTGCGCAGCCTGGTGATGCAGGTGACGCGGGGCGTGGAGATGCCGCCGCCGGGCCTGCTCATCCGGCCGGGCATTTCCCCGCATGACTATGCGCTGCGGCCCTCGGAGGCGCGGATGCTGGCGGAGGCGGACCTTGTCTTCCTCGTCGGGCACGTGCTCACGCCCTGGCTGGAGCCGCCGCTGGGCGCGCTGGCGAGCCGGGCCTATGTGATCGAACTGGGGGAGGTGCCGGGCCTGCCGCTGCCGCCGCTGCCGCCCGACGGCGCGGACAGCGCGCAGGGCGGCCATGGCGGCGTCGACCCGCATCTGTGGCTGAATCCGGACGTGGCGCGCATCTGGCTGCCGGTGATCGCCGATGCGCTGGCGGAGACCGACCCGCCCAATTCCGCGCTCTACCGCCAGAACGCGGAGGAGGCGGTGGCCCGGATCGCGCTGCAGGAGAAGGCCATCGAGCAGCGCATGCGGCCGCTGGCCAAGCAGCCCTACGTGGTGTTCCACGACGCCTACCGCCATTTCGAGCACCGCTTCGGGCTGAGCCATGTCGATGCGGTCCAGCTCTCGGACGCCGCCCGGCCGGGGGCGGCCCATGTCTCCGGGCTGCGCGCGGCGCTGGAGGGGGCCGGGGTGGTCTGCATGTTCACCGAGCCGCAGTTCTCGCCGCGCATGGCCGAGCGGCTGGTGGAGGGTACGCCGGTGCGGCTGGCGATGATCGACCCGCTGGGCAGCACGCTCGCCCCCGGCCCGGGCCTCTACGGCGCGCTGATCGACGCGATCGCCGACAGTTTCGAGACCTGCCTCGCCCCGGAAGACGGCCAGTAG